One Ricinus communis isolate WT05 ecotype wild-type chromosome 7, ASM1957865v1, whole genome shotgun sequence genomic region harbors:
- the LOC8282555 gene encoding nucleobase-ascorbate transporter 1 — translation MAEISHPPMEQLQDLEYCIDSNPPWAETILLAFQNYILMLGTSVMIPSLLVPAMGGTDGDKARVIQTLLFVSGLNTLLQALFGTRLPAVVGGSFAYVIPIAYIISDSSLQQITDRHERFIHTMRAIQGALIVASSIQIILGYSQVWGLFSRFFSPLGMAPVVGLVGLGLFQRGFPELGNCVEIGLPMLLLVIGLSQYLKHVRLFRELPIYERFPVLISITIIWIYALILTASGAYRDKPIRTQHSCRTDRANLISTAPWFKFPYPLQWGPPTFSAGHSFAMMSAVLVSMVESTGAYKAASRLAIATPPPAYVLSRGIGWQGIGVLLDGLFGTGTGSTVSVENVGLLGLTRVGSRRVVQISAGFMIFFSILGKFGAVFASIPFPIFAALYCVLFGLVASVGLSFLQFTNMNSMRNLIITGLSLFLGISVPQFFNEYWNPPRHGLVHTNAGWFNAFLNTIFSSPATVGLIVAVFLDNTIEVEKSKKDRGMPWWVKFRTFRGDNRNEEFYTLPFNLNKFFPPT, via the exons ATGGCAGAGATAAGCCACCCTCCAATGGAACAACTTCAAGACCTTGAGTACTGCATAGACTCTAACCCTCCTTGGG CTGAAACTATCTTATTAGCATTTCAAAATTACATATTGATGCTGGGTACAAGTGTAATGATCCCTTCTTTACTGGTTCCTGCAATGGGTGGCACTGAT GGGGATAAAGCACGGGTGATACAGACTCTTCTTTTTGTATCTGGTCTTAACACACTTCTTCAAGCACTGTTTGGAACCAGGTTGCCAGCGGTAGTGGGAGGGTCCTTTGCTTATGTCATTCCCATAGCTTATATTATCAGCGACTCCTCATTGCAACAAATTACTGATCGTCATGAA AGATTTATTCATACAATGCGGGCTATCCAGGGAGCTTTAATTGTAGCCTCAAGCATACAAATCATCCTGGGCTACAGCCAAGTTTGGGGTCTCTTTTCAAG GTTTTTTAGTCCTCTTGGCATGGCACCTGTCGTTGGATTGGTTGGGTTGGGACTGTTTCAACGAGGATTTCCAGAA TTGGGCAATTGTGTGGAAATCGGATTACCCATGCTCTTGTTGGTTATTGGATTGTCACAA TATCTAAAGCATGTGAGACTGTTTAGAGAACTTCCGATTTATGAACGATTTCCAGTGTTGATATCCATCACAATCATCTGGATCTATGCTCTTATTTTAACTGCCAGTGGGGCTTACAGGGACAAGCCAATTAGAACCCAACATAGTTGTCGTACAGACAGAGCAAATCTTATATCTACTGCCCCATG GTTTAAGTTCCCATATCCTCTGCAGTGGGGCCCACCTACTTTTTCAGCAGGCCATTCGTTTGCTATGATGTCCGCAGTTCTTGTGTCTATGGTTGAG TCCACTGGTGCATATAAAGCAGCATCTCGACTGGCTATTGCTACTCCACCTCCTGCATATGTACTGAGCAGAGGCATTGGTTGGCAG GGCATTGGTGTATTGCTTGATGGTCTTTTTGGAACAGGCACCGGTTCCACTGTTTCTGT GGAAAATGTAGGCCTCCTTGGATTAACCCGAGTTGGAAGTCGCAGAGTTGTTCAGATTTCCGCTGGCTTTATGATATTCTTCTCTATCCTAG GTAAATTTGGAGCTGTGTTTGCGTCCATACCTTTTCCAATATTTGCTGCATTATACTGTGTTCTCTTTGGACTAGTTG CTTCCGTGGGACTATCATTTCTTCAATTCACAAACATGAATTCAATGAGGAACCTCATTATTACTGGGCTTTCACTCTTCCTTGGGATTTCCGTTCCGCAGTTTTTCAATGAATATTGGAATCCCCCACGGCATGGTCTCGTTCATACCAATGCAGGATGG TTCAACGCTTTCCTGAATACAATATTCTCATCTCCGGCAACAGTGGGTTTGATCGTGGCCGTGTTTCTGGACAATACAATAGAGGTGGAGAAGTCGAAGAAAGACCGGGGAATGCCATGGTGGGTGAAGTTCAGAACATTTAGAGGAGATAACAGAAATGAGGAGTTCTACACATTGCCATTCAACCTGAACAAATTTTTTCCACCAACATAA
- the LOC8282556 gene encoding putative disease resistance RPP13-like protein 1, with protein MAGALIGGSFLSAFLQVLFDRMASREVLDFFKGQKLNDALLNKLKTTMISVNAVLDDAEEKQITKPAVKEWLDELKDAAYEADDLLDEIAYECLRSEVEATSQTDVDQVRNFFSNFSPFKKVKEVKLEEVSKLEEILERLELLVKQKEALGLREGIEERHSHKIPTTSLVDESVGIYGRDFDKKAIVKQLFEANGNDLSVIPIVGMGGVGKTTLAQYVYNEPRVQESFDLKAWVCVSAVFDVFKVTKDILEDVTRKKCDITTLNLLQLELKEKLKGKRFLLVLDDVWDDNYANWDVLRKPLKSGALGSKIIVTTRHETVASIMGNVLHHHHLTELSDHDCWLLFSKHAFGEGNSAAHPELAILGQEIVRKCRGLPLAAKALGGVLRSKRDTKEWERIFKSLLWELSNDEILPALRLSYHYLPPHLKRCFAYCAVFPKDYNFSKEELILLWRAEGFIVQPKGSREKEDVGAEYFEDLVSRSFFQKSHLYKSAFVMHDLINDLAKYVSGEFCFQWENGDSCEVAKRTRHLSYLRTNHDTSVKFESIYRAKHLRTLRVKWSWWTDRKVKYDLLPSLRRLRVLSLFQCDDVVLLPNTIGNLKHLRYLDLSGTSIKRLPDSINSLYNLETLLMYGCQDLIKLPITMSSLISLCHLDIRETKLQEMPLKMSKLTKLEMLTDFVLGKESGSSIKELGELQNLRGSLCIWNLQNVADAQDAMAANLKNKKHLRMLDLRWDGETDDSLHERAIVEQLQPHMNVESLCIVGYGGTRFPDWIANPTFSHMVTLELSRCKYCSFLPPLGQLVSLKSLYIIALDSIVSVGLEFYGSCTHPKKPFGSLEILHFERMPQWREWICHVDEGENGAFPLLQQLYINECPNLIQTLPGNLPSLTTIKIVGCPQLAASFPSAPAIQKLKLKDDHRNVLLQNFDFSSLKVVKFHSVDPLLQGMEKIGVLFISEEIEVGNCDSLKCFPLELFPELYSLEIYRCQNLECISEAEVTSKGLNVLESIKIRECPKLISFPKGGLNAPNLTSLHLCDCSNLKSLPECMHSLLPSLYALAINNCPKLESFPEGGLPPKLYSLVIESCDKLVTGRMKWNLQTISLKYFSISKNEDVESFPEKMLLPSTLTCLQISNFQNLKSLDYDGIQHLTSLTELTISNCPKLQSVTEQELPLTVTYLDIWDLQNLKSLDFRGLCYLTSLKELEIWNCPNLQSMPEDGLPSSLVCLTISNLQNLQSLNFKGLQDLTFLIELDILDCPKLESIPEEGLPTSLSSLIIYNCPSLKQRCKQEKGEDWPKISHIRHIEIDGDTMNKC; from the coding sequence ATGGCAGGGGCGTTGATAGGAGGGTCATTTCTGTCAGCTTTCCTTCAGGTGTTGTTTGATAGAATGGCTTCTCGCGAGGTTCTTGACTTCTTTAAAGGCCAAAAGCTCAACGATGCACTGTTGAACAAGTTGAAGACTACCATGATTTCTGTTAATGCAGTGCTTGACGATGCAGAAGAGAAGCAAATCACTAAACCAGCTGTGAAGGAATGGCTTGACGAGCTCAAAGATGCTGCCTACGAAGCTGATGACTTGTTGGATGAAATCGCTTATGAATGTTTGAGGTCGGAAGTGGAAGCTACTTCTCAAACCGATGTGGATCAGGTGCGGAACTTCTTCTCTAATTTTTCTCCATTTAAGAAGGTGAAGGAAGTAAAGTTAGAAGAGGTCTCAAAGCTAGAAGAGATCCTTGAGAGACTGGAACTTCTAGTGAAACAAAAGGAAGCACTTGGTCTTAGAGAGGGTATTGAAGAAAGGCATTCACACAAGATACCAACAACTTCTCTGGTGGATGAATCTGTTGGTATTTATGGGAGGGATTTTGATAAGAAGGCCATAGTCAAGCAATTGTTTGAAGCAAATGGCAACGATCTAAGCGTGATCCCCATAGTGGGTATGGGTGGGGTTGGTAAAACAACCCTTGCTCAGTATGTGTATAATGAACCCAGGGTGCAAGAGTCATTTGATCTTAAAGCATGGGTCTGTGTATCCGCAGTTTTTGATGTCTTCAAGGTAACAAAAGATATTCTTGAAGATGTCACTAGGAAGAAATGTGATATCACGACACTGAATCTCCTTCAGCTGGAGCTAAAGGAGAAGTTGAAGGGAAAAAGGTTTCTGCTTGTTTTAGATGACGTTTGGGATGATAATTATGCTAACTGGGATGTTCTGCGGAAGCCTTTGAAATCGGGGGCACTGGGCAGTAAGATAATTGTCACAACACGCCATGAAACTGTAGCGTCAATCATGGGCAATGTtctccatcatcatcatctaaCAGAGCTAAGCGATCATGATTGCTGGCTGTTGTTTTCGAAACATGCATTTGGTGAAGGAAATTCAGCTGCACATCCAGAGTTGGCAATACTTGGTCAAGAAATTGTGAGAAAGTGTAGAGGCTTGCCTTTAGCGGCAAAAGCACTCGGTGGGGTCTTGCGTTCTAAAAGAGATACTAAGGAGTGggaaagaatatttaaaagcCTTCTATGGGAGCTATCGAATGATGAAATTCTTCCTGCCCTAAGATTAAGCTATCATTACCTACCACCACATCTGAAGAGATGTTTTGCATATTGTGCTGTATTCCCAAAGGACTATAATTTTTCAAAGGAGGAATTAATCCTTTTGTGGAGAGCGGAAGGTTTTATAGTTCAGCCTAAAGGGAGTAGGGAAAAGGAAGATGTTGGTGCTGAGTACTTTGAAGATCTCGTATCAAGGTCCTTCTTTCAGAAATCACATCTGTATAAATCAGCTTTCGTCATGCACGACCTCATTAATGATTTAGCTAAATATGTTTCTGGGGAATTTTGCTTTCAATGGGAGAATGGCGATTCATGTGAAGTTGCCAAGAGAACTCGTCATCTGTCATATCTAAGAACAAATCATGACACCTCTGTCAAATTTGAGAGCATATATAGAGCTAAGCATTTGCGCACTCTGCGTGTGAAGTGGTCATGGTGGACTGATAGAAAGGTAAAGTATGACTTATTGCCGTCACTCAGGCGTTTGCGGGTGCTATCTCTGTTTCAGTGTGATGATGTAGTTCTGTTGCCAAATACTATTGGCAATTTGAAACATTTACGATATTTGGATCTGTCTGGAACATCGATCAAAAGGTTACCTGACTCCATAAATAGTTTGTATAACTTGGAAACTTTATTAATGTATGGGTGCCAAGATCTCATCAAATTACCAATTACCATGTCAAGTTTAATCAGTTTGTGTCATCTTGATATTAGAGAAACAAAATTGCAAGAGATGCCACTGAAGATGAGTAAACTGACGAAGCTTGAAATGTTAACTGATTTCGTTTTGGGGAAAGAGAGTGGCTCCAGTATCAAGGAACTGGGGGAGCTTCAGAATCTAAGAGGATCCCTTTGTATTTGGAATCTTCAAAATGTTGCAGATGCCCAAGATGCTATGGCAGCTAATCTGAAGAATAAAAAGCACCTTAGGATGTTAGACTTGAGATGGGACGGTGAGACTGATGATTCACTTCATGAAAGAGCCATAGTTGAGCAATTACAGCCTCATATGAATGTGGAGTCTTTGTGCATTGTTGGTTATGGGGGTACAAGATTTCCGGATTGGATAGCAAATCCTACTTTCTCACATATGGTAACCTTGGAGCTTAGTAGATGTAAATACTGCTCCTTTTTACCACCACTCGGGCAGCTAGTGTCTCTAAAATCTCTTTATATCATAGCACTTGATTCCATAGTTTCTGTTGGTCTGGAGTTCTATGGAAGTTGCACACACCCGAAGAAGCCATTTGGTTCCCTtgaaattttacattttgaaAGAATGCCACAGTGGCGCGAGTGGATTTGTCATGTAGATGAAGGGGAAAATGGAGCTTTCCCACTCCTGCAACAGCTTTACATAAACGAATGTCCCAACCTGATACAGACACTGCCCGGTAACCTTCCTTCTCTGACAACAATAAAGATTGTGGGATGTCCGCAACTTGCGGCTTCATTTCCTAGCGCTCCAGCCATCCAAAAATTGAAGTTAAAGGATGATCATCGTAATGTGCTGTTGcagaattttgattttagtaGTCTCAAAGTTGTAAAATTCCACTCAGTAGATCCTTTGCTTCAAGGAATGGAGAAAATTGGTGTCCTTTTCATATCGGAAGAAATTGAAGTTGGAAACTGCGATTCACTCAAGTGCTTCCCATTGGAGTTGTTCCCTGAGTTATACAGTCTTGAAATCTATAGGTGTCAAAACCTTGAGTGCATCTCTGAAGCAGAGGTAACTTCTAAAGGTCTCAATGTTCTCGAATCCATAAAAATTAGGGAGTGTCCTAAGTTAATTTCTTTCCCCAAAGGAGGTTTAAACGCCCCAAATCTGACCAGTCTTCACTTATGCGATTGTTCAAATTTGAAATCCTTGCCTGAATGTATGCACTCCCTTCTCCCTTCTCTTTATGCTTTGGCAATAAATAATTGTCCAAAACTCGAGTCATTTCCAGAAGGAGGTTTGCCCCCCAAATTATACTCACTTGTCATTGAAAGTTGTGACAAACTTGTTACTGGCCGCATGAAATGGAATTTGCaaacaatttctttaaaatactTCAGTATAAGCAAGAATGAAGATGTGGAATCTTTTCCTGAGAAGATGCTATTACCTTCTACTCTTACCTGTCTCCAAATATccaattttcaaaatttgaaatcATTGGACTATGATGGGATTCAGCATCTCACCTCTCTTACGGAACTAACAATCAGCAACTGCCCTAAGCTACAGTCTGTGACAGAACAGGAGTTGCCCTTGACTGTTACCTATCTTGACATCTGGGATCTTCAGAATCTGAAATCTCTGGACTTCAGGGGGCTCTGTTATCTTACCTCTCTTAAAGAATTGGAGATCTGGAACTGTCCTAACCTCCAGTCGATGCCAGAAGATGGGCTGCCTTCTAGTCTTGTCTGTCTTACAATCTCAAATCTTCAGAATCTGCAATCTCTGAACTTCAAGGGGCTTCAGGACCTCACTTTTCTTATAGAGTTGGATATCTTGGACTGTCCTAAGCTGGAGTCCATACCCGAAGAGGGGCTTCCCACTtccctttcttctttaattatcTACAACTGTCCTTCGCTGAAACAAAGGTGTAAACAGGAGAAAGGGGAGGATTGGCCCAAAATCTCTCACATTCGCCACATAGAAATTGATGGTGATACTATGAATAAATGCTGA